One part of the Spartinivicinus poritis genome encodes these proteins:
- a CDS encoding DUF3732 domain-containing protein, which yields MQILKISLYGINGERRDVDFKPSQVNIITGASKKGKSSLIDIIEYCLGASECTVAEGYIRKTVSWYALLLQLSDVQVFIARAAPVSKYKSNSACHMLIEKSVIMPEAYELKKSDNINGVVEFLTRKIGIPEQVTEVPKEQTRSSFNIDFNHSIYYLFQGQDEVAAKRTLFHRQSEPYIPQTIKDTLPFFMGAADNTRFSEMAKLRNLRREKNKVIKRIQEIDSIKGEGLKKGFNLLAEASSIGIYKGEHTLSDDELLVELRRLNNWIPSNTENDDFDEEKLSKLQKQYDSLKELKRSLRYRINAAKEYAGSIHGYESELNEQSYRLQSIGIYKNFSTSSACPICEVEHENTNKVENLILSSIESLDNKLENISRNKPRINSYLESLKSEDVKLAEDIKKVRTSIDVLKNQELSIIKKEMLGDKRSRVVGRISLYLEGIEWSRDTIPLQNKLKILGDQIDELEKKLDPETLKEVLESQLSCVAVDMTNWARELKLEHCENPIRLDISKLTVVAETPNGRTPLYRMGSGENWVGYHLITYLALAKWFIKQKRPVCNFIVFDQPTQVYFPSDKAVLGKLEEIKKDEDRQAVKKMFKWIFKVVSELNPDLQVIITDHADIDEEWFQNAIVDKKWRGDNALIPKHWYSHLKNS from the coding sequence ATGCAAATTTTAAAAATATCACTTTATGGAATAAATGGAGAGCGGCGTGATGTTGATTTTAAACCATCTCAGGTTAATATTATTACTGGGGCATCAAAAAAAGGTAAATCATCATTAATTGATATAATTGAGTATTGCCTAGGAGCAAGTGAGTGTACAGTTGCTGAAGGCTATATTCGCAAAACTGTGAGTTGGTACGCTTTGTTGTTACAGCTTTCTGACGTGCAGGTTTTTATAGCTAGGGCTGCACCAGTTAGTAAATATAAGTCTAATTCCGCATGCCATATGTTAATTGAAAAATCAGTTATAATGCCAGAAGCTTATGAACTAAAAAAATCAGATAATATAAATGGTGTTGTTGAGTTTTTAACAAGGAAAATAGGAATTCCAGAGCAAGTTACCGAGGTGCCTAAGGAGCAAACTCGGTCAAGTTTTAATATTGATTTTAACCACTCAATTTATTATTTGTTTCAAGGTCAAGATGAGGTGGCTGCAAAAAGAACACTATTTCATAGGCAGTCAGAACCATACATTCCTCAAACTATAAAGGATACATTGCCATTTTTTATGGGGGCTGCAGATAATACAAGATTTTCTGAAATGGCTAAATTACGTAATCTGAGAAGAGAAAAAAATAAAGTTATTAAGAGAATACAGGAAATTGATAGTATTAAAGGTGAGGGCTTAAAAAAAGGCTTTAACTTGCTTGCTGAAGCATCAAGTATCGGTATATATAAAGGAGAGCATACTCTCAGTGATGATGAATTGTTAGTAGAGCTTAGGAGACTAAATAACTGGATTCCATCTAATACAGAAAATGATGATTTTGATGAAGAAAAACTTAGTAAACTTCAAAAACAGTATGATTCCTTAAAAGAGTTGAAAAGATCATTAAGATATAGAATTAATGCAGCTAAAGAATATGCTGGATCAATTCATGGATATGAAAGTGAATTAAATGAACAGTCATATAGATTGCAGTCAATTGGAATATATAAAAATTTTTCGACATCCTCTGCTTGCCCTATTTGTGAAGTTGAACATGAAAATACAAATAAGGTAGAAAATCTGATACTGTCATCAATTGAAAGTCTAGATAATAAGCTTGAAAATATTTCAAGAAATAAACCAAGAATAAACTCTTACTTGGAGAGTTTGAAAAGTGAAGATGTTAAGCTAGCAGAAGATATTAAAAAAGTACGCACATCTATCGATGTTCTAAAAAATCAGGAATTGAGCATTATAAAGAAAGAAATGTTAGGTGATAAAAGATCCCGTGTCGTGGGAAGAATATCTTTATACCTTGAAGGAATTGAGTGGAGTAGAGATACTATACCCCTTCAAAATAAATTGAAAATACTTGGTGACCAAATAGATGAGCTTGAAAAAAAGTTAGACCCAGAAACATTAAAAGAAGTTTTAGAGTCACAGCTTAGCTGTGTTGCAGTTGATATGACAAATTGGGCTAGAGAGTTAAAACTTGAGCATTGTGAAAACCCAATTAGACTTGATATTTCTAAATTAACTGTTGTTGCTGAAACACCAAATGGCAGAACTCCTTTATATAGGATGGGTAGTGGAGAAAATTGGGTCGGATATCACTTAATTACTTATTTGGCTTTAGCTAAATGGTTCATTAAGCAGAAGAGGCCTGTATGTAACTTTATAGTTTTTGATCAACCAACTCAGGTTTACTTTCCTTCTGACAAAGCAGTTCTTGGGAAATTAGAAGAAATTAAAAAAGATGAAGATAGGCAAGCAGTTAAGAAAATGTTTAAGTGGATTTTTAAAGTGGTTTCCGAGTTGAATCCTGATCTTCAAGTTATCATTACTGACCATGCTGATATAGATGAAGAATGGTTTCAAAATGCAATAGTTGACAAAAAGTGGAGAGGTGATAATGCACTAATTCCAAAACACTGGTATTCACATTTAAAAAATAGCTAG
- a CDS encoding tetratricopeptide repeat protein: MKFNRIGIAKRLILAEKYKQAKKLLIPLAKKGNAEAQLILGYLYYGSDPEMSAKESEYWLKKSANNKHPEAVALLANTNYKKGCWSSVPSTQKAIKQLEWAARKGSAEAQRSLACAYAHGEVVPLDNNKVMYWDELAAKQGLAESQNDLALMLLFGEGGKADIEQAIYWYEQSASKDYNVPHAQWAAEILASIYMGEFDTQYLNEEKASYWQTRASYLGSLSFRSHPDWFYK; this comes from the coding sequence ATGAAATTCAACCGAATAGGTATCGCTAAAAGACTAATCCTTGCTGAAAAGTATAAGCAGGCAAAGAAGTTATTAATTCCTTTGGCTAAAAAAGGTAACGCTGAAGCTCAACTTATTCTAGGTTATTTGTATTATGGTAGTGACCCGGAAATGTCTGCCAAGGAGTCTGAGTATTGGCTTAAAAAAAGTGCAAATAATAAACATCCAGAAGCTGTAGCTTTACTTGCGAATACCAATTATAAGAAAGGTTGCTGGTCTTCTGTACCTAGTACCCAAAAAGCGATTAAACAACTAGAATGGGCTGCAAGGAAGGGTTCAGCTGAAGCACAAAGAAGCCTTGCCTGTGCTTATGCGCATGGTGAAGTCGTTCCTTTAGATAACAATAAGGTTATGTATTGGGATGAATTGGCTGCAAAACAAGGATTAGCTGAGTCTCAAAACGACTTGGCGTTGATGCTGCTTTTTGGAGAAGGTGGTAAAGCTGATATAGAACAAGCCATTTATTGGTATGAACAGTCAGCTAGCAAAGACTATAATGTACCTCATGCACAATGGGCGGCTGAAATTCTAGCTAGTATTTATATGGGCGAATTTGATACACAGTATCTAAATGAAGAAAAAGCCAGTTATTGGCAAACTAGAGCTTCTTACTTAGGCTCGCTCAGCTTTCGGTCGCACCCCGATTGGTTTTATAAATGA
- a CDS encoding three component ABC system middle component: MEQQQYSEEEVGLYNPAYIGFILYSCIREYVENKVEGMHCALPFVVVPMAMSNTISHRLPKQYSTSISSWVTKNEGVLIDLVEQAESYIPIVQSACSFLLHKELITMKKSGTLLLKDSKLSKIPSLFNKSVHMKNSLRASRFLGKWFSHAPTTEIIFIQLGIRP, from the coding sequence ATGGAACAACAACAGTATTCTGAGGAAGAAGTTGGATTATATAATCCTGCTTATATTGGATTTATATTGTATTCATGTATAAGGGAGTATGTTGAAAATAAAGTAGAAGGAATGCATTGTGCTCTTCCATTTGTTGTTGTACCAATGGCAATGTCTAACACAATCTCTCATAGATTACCAAAACAATATAGCACATCGATTTCTTCGTGGGTAACCAAAAATGAAGGTGTACTGATAGATCTAGTAGAGCAAGCTGAATCTTACATTCCCATAGTTCAATCTGCATGTAGCTTTTTGCTGCATAAAGAATTGATTACTATGAAAAAAAGTGGAACTTTATTATTAAAAGATAGTAAGTTGTCGAAGATACCATCTCTATTTAATAAAAGTGTACATATGAAAAACTCCTTACGAGCTTCAAGATTTTTGGGGAAATGGTTTTCCCATGCACCAACTACAGAAATAATTTTTATTCAATTAGGCATAAGACCATAA
- a CDS encoding GFA family protein: protein MYKGSCLCGVITYQLKSEPKKVTNCHCKMCQKQHGAAFATYGSVLKSDLVYLTGLDKLVSYNSSGLIARKFCSCCGSSIEWSGSKAFSEWVSIAIATLDTHYKPENIADIYTETKACWLVKQT from the coding sequence ATGTATAAAGGCAGTTGTCTCTGTGGTGTAATAACTTATCAGTTAAAAAGTGAACCTAAAAAAGTCACTAATTGCCACTGTAAAATGTGTCAGAAGCAACATGGAGCTGCGTTCGCTACTTACGGAAGTGTGCTGAAATCTGATTTAGTCTATTTAACAGGTCTCGATAAGTTAGTCTCTTATAACTCTTCAGGATTGATTGCTAGAAAATTTTGTAGTTGTTGTGGTTCAAGTATTGAATGGAGTGGTAGCAAAGCCTTTTCAGAATGGGTATCGATTGCAATTGCAACATTAGATACTCATTACAAGCCAGAAAACATTGCTGATATTTATACAGAGACGAAAGCTTGTTGGTTAGTCAAACAGACTTAA
- a CDS encoding DUF7674 family protein — translation MTLLEFYNETRQTFPEITVKADKEHIRVWDEIDPEFAYSWFESLAKALNREMTMSEDVGKYIELFNYMSSNFRKGNKEVKNCIDVAFTENLFWQVPEDKIKPYWLALPDELKKLYIDFHRREPI, via the coding sequence ATGACCCTACTAGAATTTTACAATGAAACTAGACAAACGTTTCCTGAAATTACTGTAAAAGCAGATAAAGAGCATATTAGAGTGTGGGATGAAATTGATCCTGAGTTTGCTTACAGCTGGTTTGAGAGTTTGGCCAAGGCGCTTAATCGTGAAATGACCATGTCTGAGGATGTTGGTAAATATATAGAGCTGTTCAATTATATGAGCAGTAATTTTAGAAAAGGAAACAAAGAGGTAAAAAATTGTATAGATGTTGCTTTTACTGAGAACTTATTCTGGCAAGTACCTGAAGATAAAATCAAACCTTATTGGTTAGCTTTACCTGATGAGTTAAAAAAGCTTTATATTGACTTTCATAGAAGAGAGCCAATATGA
- a CDS encoding nucleotidyltransferase family protein, giving the protein MEKVVQLAIKELQAKYNPHTIILYGSVARNEATDTSDIDIACFCDREDEVKDARIFHGIYLDAWIYPTSALEEVPDTALRFADGIAVVDKQGYGKTYIDKVNKKLAKGVDKISDSDLAHVKAWLNKMLTRAAIDDMEGNYRRTWLQFELLETYFKMRGLWFLGHKNSFSYLESNDPEAYALFRHIYLNPKDHQSLEKLVQYVMGQ; this is encoded by the coding sequence ATGGAAAAAGTAGTACAACTCGCAATAAAAGAGCTTCAAGCAAAGTACAACCCCCATACAATTATTTTATATGGTTCAGTGGCTAGAAATGAAGCTACTGACACAAGCGATATTGATATCGCCTGCTTTTGTGATAGAGAAGATGAAGTAAAAGACGCTCGAATTTTTCATGGCATTTATCTGGATGCTTGGATTTATCCAACATCAGCATTGGAAGAGGTTCCAGATACTGCTTTGCGTTTTGCTGATGGTATTGCGGTAGTTGATAAACAGGGTTATGGAAAGACCTATATTGATAAGGTAAATAAAAAACTAGCTAAAGGGGTTGATAAAATTAGTGACTCTGATTTAGCTCATGTAAAAGCATGGCTAAATAAAATGCTAACCCGTGCGGCTATTGATGATATGGAAGGTAATTATCGTCGAACATGGCTTCAGTTTGAATTACTAGAAACTTACTTTAAAATGCGTGGCTTGTGGTTTTTAGGCCATAAAAATAGTTTTAGTTATCTTGAGAGTAATGATCCAGAGGCTTACGCTTTGTTTAGGCATATTTACCTTAACCCAAAAGATCATCAAAGTTTAGAAAAATTAGTGCAATATGTAATGGGGCAATAA